The genomic stretch CGATCAAGCCCCAGCGGGATCCCCACGCCGGCCAGCAGGAGCGACAGGACCAGCAGGATCCACCACACCGTCGTGCCCGTCGCCCCCGCCGCCACGCCGCTGACCAGTGCGATCAGCGCCCAGGGGAAGATGGCGCGGAAGAGGCGGCGGTTGCGCGCCACGGGCGGGTGCGGGCGCAGGGCAGCCGTATAGGGACCGATCGCATCCTCGGTCACCTGGTGCGCGACCGCACGCGGCACGTCGGGCAGCAGTTGCCCCCGGGTCTGCGAGTCGCCGAGCCCCGTCACGATGGCCCACACGCGCACCACCCCGGCCCACCGCTCGGCGAGGCCGTCCACGATCTCGTAGCCGCGCACCCGCGCCGACTCCAGCGACACGCTGCGCCGGTTGATCAGACCGCGCTCCGCCACCAGGTAGCCGTCGCGCCGCTTGAGCTCGAAGTCCCAGGTGAAGACGGCGTACATGAGCGCGCCGAGCACGGGCATCGCCAGGACGAGGAGCACGGCTGCGGCCAGCAGCAGGTAGGGGCGTTCCCAGAGCCACTGGCCGAGGTTCCAGGCGGCGTCCTGGCCGAACCCCAGCTCGTTGCCCAACTGGAACGCCAGCCCCACGGCACCGCCGACCAGCGCGAACGGAGTGAGCAGGTACGCGCCGGACAGCGGCCCGTACAGCAGCCACCTGCGTGGCACCTTGATGATCGGCCGCTCCGCCGGCCCGGCCGCGGCGGCCTCGGGCACGGGCCCCTCCTGCCGGGGCGCGCGCCGCAGCAGCAACGCCTTGAGCCGATCGGCCTCCTCCACCGTGACCCCGTCGAGCTCGGCCTCCTCGTCGCCGCCGCTCGCGCCTGTGTCGATCTTCAGTACGGCCAGGCGGAGCAGCCGGTGCATGGGCGGCGTGGACACGTCGACGCCGCGGATGCGTTCCAGCGGGATGGTGCGCACGGAACGGCTGATCAGCGACCGTTTCGTCTCCAGGCGGTCACCGGCGATCTCGTACGTGAAGGTGGCCCACCTGATGATGGCGAAGACCACGGTGCCGACGATGCCGAGCAGCGCCCAGCCGTACGACCTCGCGGAGAAGCCGCCCACGAACAGCACGCCGAGGAGGGGCAGCAGCAGCGAGGGCAACATGCGTACCGGGTCGATGAGCAGAACCTTCGGGCTCAGCCGCAACGGGGCCCGAAGGGGGAATGGAGGAGGCCCCGCCTGCCCGGGCGCGGCCTGTCCATCGGCCGCCCCCGCCGGCCGCGACGCCTGCTCGGGCCTGAACGCCGGTGGCGGCGCGCCCTCCTCGGGCGGGGAGTCGCCGCGCGGCCCTGGGTCGGTCATGTGGCGTCGTCCCTGAGCGCTTCAGCCCGGTGGGCCAGCTGCTCGGCGAGCCCGGCGGCCACCTCGTAGTCCAGCCCCTTGATCGTCGAGGAGCCGGCGTGGGACGCGGTGCGGATCTCCAGGGTGGCGAGCCCGAGCATCCGCTCGAACCATCCTTGCCCCTTGTCGACCGTCTGGATGCGGCTCACGGGCACGAAGACCCACTCCCTGGTCAGGAACCCCGACCTGGCGTAGACGACGTCGCCTGAGAGCTCCCAGCGATGCACGGAGTACCGTACGAACGGCTCGGCCACCAGCAACGGCAGCGTCACCACGACGACGGCCGCGGGCAGCAGCCAGGAGTTCGCGGCGAACCAGCCGGGCACCCACGACCACCCGCTGCCGCCGACCCACCGCGACACCAGGAGCGAGCCGCCCAGGAAGAACGCGAAGCCGATCAGCGCTTCGAGCAGCCACAGGCGCACGGCCTTGGGCGAGACGCGGTTCGCCGGATCGCGTAGCGGGCCTGTTGAGGTCACAAGGCCAGCTTAGGACGCGGACCCGTACGGTGATCTGTCCGCGGGCCGTCAAAGATCCGGCGATCGCGGCGGCGTGTCTGCCTTCCGGGGCTGGAGCGGGGGTGCCATGCTCGGTGGCGGCCGGCCGCAGGCTGTCGTGCATGGCCACGTCGGCGGCGCCACGTTCGTGCCAGCCAGGC from Nonomuraea polychroma encodes the following:
- a CDS encoding PH domain-containing protein, whose protein sequence is MTDPGPRGDSPPEEGAPPPAFRPEQASRPAGAADGQAAPGQAGPPPFPLRAPLRLSPKVLLIDPVRMLPSLLLPLLGVLFVGGFSARSYGWALLGIVGTVVFAIIRWATFTYEIAGDRLETKRSLISRSVRTIPLERIRGVDVSTPPMHRLLRLAVLKIDTGASGGDEEAELDGVTVEEADRLKALLLRRAPRQEGPVPEAAAAGPAERPIIKVPRRWLLYGPLSGAYLLTPFALVGGAVGLAFQLGNELGFGQDAAWNLGQWLWERPYLLLAAAVLLVLAMPVLGALMYAVFTWDFELKRRDGYLVAERGLINRRSVSLESARVRGYEIVDGLAERWAGVVRVWAIVTGLGDSQTRGQLLPDVPRAVAHQVTEDAIGPYTAALRPHPPVARNRRLFRAIFPWALIALVSGVAAGATGTTVWWILLVLSLLLAGVGIPLGLDRYASLGHGYDGVRVAVRSGSLRRSQAVVERRAVVGWRLRQTWFQRRAGVLTLIAGVGAGKGGYEAIDVSEAQGADFPAEVTPEWLAPFREPAPPEPPFIPKPQTPPAGPHVTPHAGSPEMPPAGSSEPPPAGSAGAPSAE
- a CDS encoding PH domain-containing protein → MTSTGPLRDPANRVSPKAVRLWLLEALIGFAFFLGGSLLVSRWVGGSGWSWVPGWFAANSWLLPAAVVVVTLPLLVAEPFVRYSVHRWELSGDVVYARSGFLTREWVFVPVSRIQTVDKGQGWFERMLGLATLEIRTASHAGSSTIKGLDYEVAAGLAEQLAHRAEALRDDAT